The Lycium barbarum isolate Lr01 chromosome 9, ASM1917538v2, whole genome shotgun sequence genome has a segment encoding these proteins:
- the LOC132610302 gene encoding galactolipase DONGLE, chloroplastic-like, with protein sequence MLRLPNSPNLNFPTFSEEFLPKPCMVRPNEGISVLPAPPLTLQQQLRISPKPSPTAISPKEISKNNATSTNTTMDYTCSNSSSCSSSNIERLASIWREVHGSKNRENLVDPLDSLLREEIIRYGEFVAACYDAFDLDPNSRRYLNCKYGKRWMLSEVGLGESGYEVTKYIYATPDIYVFPIGGNSIGSSCGKWIGYIAVSNDEETKRLGRRDVLVTFWGTITSPEWIANFMSSLTPARLDPHYPRPQVKVEAGFLSLYTSNEGKKFGLGSCREQLLSEVGRVLNKYKGEDMSITLAGHSMGSALALLLAYDIAELGLNQDKLLQIDHTVPVTVFSFGGPRVGNSGFKERCEELGVKFLRITNVNDPITKLPGVFSNEHFRVLGGKYEVPWSCSCYAHVGVEILLDLFKMHNPSSVHDLGTYLSLLKCPKRLQVQAKEGNDFFNRAKEFVISGAQNKLNFNALQLKNAAMNMVHLVQSQRT encoded by the coding sequence ATGCTTAGATTACCAAATAGTCCAAATCTGAACTTTCCTACATTTTCAGAAGAGTTTTTGCCTAAGCCATGTATGGTAAGACCAAATGAAGGTATCTCAGTTTTACCTGCACCACCTctaacattacaacaacaactacgCATCAGTCCCAAACCATCACCAACTGCGATATCCCCTAAGGAAATATCGAAGAACAATGCTACTAGTACTAATACTACAATGGATTATACTTGTAGTAATAGTAGTAGTTGTAGTAGTAGTAATATTGAGAGATTGGCTTCCATTTGGAGAGAAGTTCATGGGTCAAAAAACAGGGAAAACCTAGTAGATCCATTGGACTCTCTTCTCCGCGAGGAGATTATCCGATATGGAGAGTTTGTGGCTGCTTGTTATGATGCATTTGATCTTGATCCAAATTCAAGAAGATACTTAAATTGCAAGTATGGAAAGAGGTGGATGTTGAGTGAAGTAGGGTTGGGTGAATCAGGCTATGAAGTGACAAAATACATATATGCTACTCCAGACATATATGTCTTTCCAATTGGTGGCAATAGTATAGGCTCATCATGTGGAAAATGGATTGGTTATATTGCAGTATCAAATGATGAAGAAACAAAGAGACTTGGGAGGAGAGATGTGCTTGTTACTTTTTGGGGAACGATCACTAGCCCTGAATGGATAGCCAATTTTATGAGCTCATTGACTCCTGCTCGTCTTGATCCTCATTACCCGAGACCTCAAGTTAAGGTTGAAGCTGGATTCTTAAGTTTGTACACCTCCAATGAGGGCAAAAAGTTTGGCCTTGGAAGTTGTCGCGAACAATTACTATCCGAGGTGGGGAGAGTACTAAATAAGTATAAAGGGGAGGATATGAGCATAACTTTGGCAGGACATAGCATGGGGAGTGCATTAGCGCTCTTACTAGCGTATGACATTGCAGAGTTGGGCCTGAATCAGGACAAGTTGTTGCAAATTGATCACACGGTACCTGTGACCGTTTTTTCCTTTGGAGGGCCAAGAGTTGGAAATTCAGGCTTCAAAGAGAGGTGTGAAGAGTTAGGTGTAAAATTTTTGAGAATAACAAATGTAAATGACCCCATTACAAAACTTCCTGGGGTTTTTTCAAATGAGCATTTTAGGGTTTTGGGTGGGAAGTATGAGGTTCCTTGGAGTTGCTCATGTTATGCACATGTTGGAGTTGAGATCTTGTTAGATTTATTCAAGATGCATAATCCTTCAAGTGTACATGACTTAGGAACTTATCTTAGTTTGCTTAAGTGCCCTAAGAGGTTACAAGTTCAAGCAAAAGAAGGCAATGATTTCTTCAATCGAGCAAAGGAATTTGTCATTTCTGGGGCTCAAAATAAATTAAACTTCAATGCCTTGCAATTGAAAAATGCTGCCATGAATATGGTGCACTTGGTTCAATCCCAGAGGACTTAA
- the LOC132611234 gene encoding uncharacterized protein LOC132611234, translating to MKSSRLLTRGRRRTLTVRINGLSLGLSKPMLEYCASQPAGTSMINEIIVQQWMEKVAPPTRYGTVYGMPNRACRQFRSFLQGVGTTSEGAMDPKEYQEMKLKVSQLTSTLSSTEARMLHMQAQIGSLLNSGPSHIPPCPGDARRSQPSRRRRSQDNVVHALVDEDSGEESDHVSNTQR from the exons ATGAAGTCTTCAAGATTACTCACACGAGGAAGGCGAAGAACACTGACAGTACGGATCAATGGATTGAGCCTAGGGCTCAGCAAACCTAT GTTGGAATATTGTGCCAGTCAGCCAGCCGGGACATCGATGATTAACGAGATAATTGTTCAGCAGTGGATGGAGAAGGTAGCTCCCCCGACAAGGTATGGGACAGTTTATGGGATGCCTAATCGAGCATGTCGTCAATTTCggtcgttccttcaaggtgtaGGTACTACTTCTGAAGGGGCAATGGATCCTAAGGAGTACCAAGAAATGAAGCTGAAAGTTAGTCAACTAACAAGTACACTTAGTTCCACGGAGGCAAGGATGTTGCATATGCAGGCCCAAATTGGCAGCTTACTCAACTCGGGGCCCTCTCATATTCCTCCGTGTCCCGGGGATGCTCGTAGGTCACAGCCTAGTAGACGACGTAGGTCACAAGACAACGTAGTTCATGCTCTTGTTGATGAGGATAGTGGGGAGGAATCGGATCATGTCTCTAACACCCAACGTTGA